In a single window of the Elaeis guineensis isolate ETL-2024a chromosome 8, EG11, whole genome shotgun sequence genome:
- the LOC140859694 gene encoding uncharacterized protein has translation MPHPRSPSRTPSALLEAATPSALLPFPLPTAIFAGPNVRYDGSERVHPKRGPTVVRDVWQMREDERIIVECNQLGQPIKKAVCLLTSFLGTVARRLQLCPLGYAKWNDMLPTYKVELLRVIETYSAIGRAARAAQSVPHTSGSKSYARLRQEFVDEHGREPDKVEFYRMTHTHQDGTFVRDESRDLYERATSLIAEHDDESAASTQQSRIETEVFTELMGPECYGRVRGYGVGVTPTQLSEVSRYTQHAAAYA, from the exons ATGCCGCACCCGCGCAGTCCAAGCCGTACGCCGTCCGCCCTCCTGGAAGCAGCCACCCCATCGGCCCTCCTCCCCTTTCCCCTCCCGACGGCCATCTTCGCAGGCCCAAATGTAAGATATG acggatctgaAAGAGTACATCCCaaacgcggacccacagtagtacgagatgtgtggcagatgcgtgaggatgagagaattattgtggagtgcaatcagctaggtcagccaattaagaaagctgtctgcttattgacttcatttttggggactgttgctcgaaggcttcagctatgtccgttgggctatgcaaaatggaatgacatgcttccaacgtacaaagttgagctcctccgagttatagag acttattctgctattggtagagctgcacgagcagctcagtctgttcctcatacatcggggtcgaagagttatgcacgactccgacaggagttt gtggatgagcatgggagggaacccgataaagtggagttttaccggatgactcatactcatcaggatggtacttttgttcgagatgagtcgagagatttatat gagagggctacatctctcattgcggagcatgacgacgagtccgcagcatctacgcagcagagccgtattgagaccgaggtattcacagagttgatgggaccagagtgctacggccgagtgaggggttatggagtaggagtcacccccactcagttatctgaggttagtagatatacgcagcatgctgcagcataTGCTTAG